In a genomic window of Mycolicibacillus parakoreensis:
- a CDS encoding amino acid adenylation domain-containing protein, with protein MTAAQTSAAIDDVMALSPLQQGLYSLATLAGSTADGPVHDPYLISMAADITGTLDVALLRDCAAAMLARHPNLRGSFVHGDLPHPVQIVPTRVELPWRQVRAADAAEVAELEHAERRRPFALERTPAIRFLLIDVGDHWRLVITAHHIVIDGWSLPVFVGEMITLYRAGGDGAALPPVRPYRDYIGWLSGRDVAASERIWLRHLADLSEPTRLTAALTGQEPEPGLPNRTEVRLDRAATTEVTETARGRGVTLNTVTQLAWALVLSRLTDRDDVVFGVTVSGRPAELAGVETMVGLFINTVPLRVRLQPATAVGEQCRAVQRDAALLREHAYLTHSRLRGLGGIGELYDTLLVYENFPPGGLAGGGEFDAGAATFHPAALESLSHFPITLAAHLDGEELVLLVEALDGALGETSAAVLGDRVLTTARRLLAGWDRPLRDISVLLDGEGAQRAAARREIADFAPHGVHHRFAAAAAAHPDRTAVSWSDGDLSYADLDAASSRLAACLLDRGVGVETPVAVKLSRGPDYVVALLAVLHCGAVVVPLEPGMPEARIESILRQTGATVVIDAAFMAHHRAHGQGRVGGPAMPVHPDQAAYTVFTSGTTGEPKGVIGTHAALEAYADDHLQRLLRPAAARLGRPLRIAHAWSFAFDAAWQPLVALFDGHQVHIVDDDTQRDAESLVATIAERGLDMIDITPSMFAQLRAFGLLSEVALSVLALGGEAVTATLWTAIRAECAATGMAAQNCYGPTEATVEAVVADIAAHPWPTIGAPTGHTGAFVLDSALRPVPDGVTGELYLAGGQLTRGYLGRTAETAMRFVANPFAVGQRMYRTGDLVRRNAAGALQYLGRADAQVKIRGYRVELDEIATALQDHPAVDQAHVLVRDGTGGSQLCAYITAVDRGAPPALADLRAQLSSRLPRYMLPHRVVAVDEIPLTGNGKVDEARLADSDSLSPSASPSQVRSPTEAALCELAAEVLDRRHVDPTADFIELGLDSIAALTLVRAARRRGVALRARLILESASLRDLAAAIDADAPGMDPVAEDPDAPIPLLPNAHWLYQHGEPRRLAQTEAIRLPEGLSADQLGAALDAVVAAHPVLRSRLDRADMAMLPGEPVEVITDEVEVASQADLPAAVARHAETVVGRLDPEEGRLLSGVWLRPPSGRSVLLLAAHVLAMDPTSWLVVLGELDTVLSDLAEGRSVVAPPREHTGYRRWAHALTERADTLDTVGFWADQLTGDDPPLGARRVRPDRDCAAALTVSTSFIDADLTDRLLGADLPVIDILIAAAARTVIGWRRHHESAADGPPPLLALETHGRVDALAADIECDTSDTVGLMTAMFPLRIPQADPRRIAEQRATIPGDAIDFGLLRYLRAETARRLAPLPEPQVLLNYLGRGDLDTPTAGIEVDRSLLAGVAPLPEPQLAVRHELTILAAVLPVGTKPQLMTQWRTLPDVFTSSDVAVLQAIFDQALREVL; from the coding sequence GTGACCGCGGCGCAGACGTCGGCCGCCATCGACGATGTCATGGCGCTGAGCCCGCTGCAGCAGGGCTTGTACTCGCTGGCCACCCTGGCCGGTTCCACCGCCGACGGACCGGTCCACGATCCCTACCTCATCTCGATGGCCGCCGACATCACCGGAACGCTCGACGTCGCGCTGCTGCGTGACTGTGCCGCCGCGATGTTGGCGCGCCACCCCAACCTGCGGGGCAGCTTCGTGCACGGCGACCTGCCGCATCCGGTGCAGATCGTGCCCACCCGGGTCGAGCTGCCGTGGCGTCAGGTGCGCGCCGCCGACGCCGCCGAGGTCGCCGAGTTGGAGCACGCGGAGCGGCGCCGGCCGTTCGCGCTGGAGCGCACCCCCGCCATCCGGTTTTTGTTGATCGACGTCGGCGACCACTGGCGGTTGGTGATCACCGCCCATCACATCGTGATCGACGGGTGGTCCCTGCCGGTGTTCGTGGGGGAGATGATCACCCTCTACCGCGCAGGCGGCGATGGCGCCGCACTGCCCCCGGTGCGGCCATACCGTGATTACATCGGTTGGTTGAGTGGACGTGACGTGGCCGCCAGCGAACGGATCTGGCTGCGTCACTTGGCCGACCTGTCCGAGCCCACGCGGTTGACCGCAGCCCTGACCGGTCAGGAGCCCGAGCCGGGGTTGCCCAACCGCACGGAGGTCCGCCTGGACCGGGCCGCCACCACCGAGGTCACCGAGACGGCGCGCGGCCGCGGTGTCACCCTCAACACCGTCACCCAATTGGCCTGGGCCCTGGTGCTGTCGCGACTCACCGACCGCGACGACGTCGTCTTCGGGGTCACCGTCTCCGGTCGGCCCGCCGAACTCGCCGGGGTGGAGACCATGGTGGGTCTGTTCATCAACACGGTGCCGCTGCGTGTGCGCTTGCAGCCGGCCACCGCCGTGGGCGAGCAGTGCCGGGCGGTGCAACGCGACGCTGCGCTGCTGCGCGAACACGCCTATCTGACCCACAGCCGGCTGCGGGGCCTCGGCGGAATCGGCGAGCTCTACGACACCTTGCTGGTGTACGAGAACTTTCCGCCGGGCGGGCTCGCCGGCGGAGGCGAGTTCGACGCGGGGGCGGCGACCTTTCACCCCGCAGCACTGGAAAGCCTGTCGCACTTCCCGATCACGTTGGCGGCGCACCTCGACGGCGAGGAGCTGGTTCTCCTGGTCGAGGCACTCGACGGTGCGCTCGGTGAAACCAGCGCCGCCGTACTCGGCGACCGGGTGCTCACGACCGCACGACGCCTGCTCGCCGGGTGGGACCGCCCGCTGCGCGACATCAGCGTGCTCCTCGACGGCGAGGGCGCCCAACGGGCCGCGGCGCGGCGGGAGATCGCCGACTTCGCGCCCCACGGGGTGCACCACCGCTTTGCCGCCGCGGCGGCGGCACATCCCGACCGCACCGCGGTGAGCTGGTCGGACGGTGACCTCAGCTACGCCGACCTGGATGCGGCGAGCAGTCGCCTCGCCGCGTGCCTGCTCGACCGTGGTGTGGGCGTTGAGACTCCGGTGGCGGTGAAACTGTCCCGCGGCCCGGACTATGTGGTCGCGCTTCTCGCCGTCCTGCACTGCGGCGCAGTGGTGGTGCCGCTGGAACCGGGGATGCCGGAGGCGCGGATCGAGTCGATTCTGCGTCAGACCGGCGCGACGGTGGTCATCGACGCGGCGTTCATGGCCCACCACCGAGCCCACGGACAGGGGCGTGTGGGCGGCCCCGCGATGCCGGTGCACCCCGACCAGGCCGCCTACACGGTGTTCACCTCCGGAACCACCGGCGAGCCCAAAGGGGTCATCGGAACACACGCGGCCCTGGAGGCCTACGCCGACGATCACCTCCAGCGACTCCTGCGGCCCGCTGCGGCGCGACTGGGTCGGCCGCTGCGTATCGCGCACGCATGGTCCTTCGCCTTCGACGCCGCCTGGCAGCCGCTCGTCGCCCTGTTCGACGGCCACCAGGTGCACATCGTCGACGACGACACGCAGCGCGACGCCGAGTCCCTGGTGGCGACCATCGCCGAGCGTGGCCTCGACATGATCGACATCACCCCGTCGATGTTCGCCCAGTTGCGCGCCTTCGGTCTGCTCAGCGAGGTAGCGCTGTCGGTGCTCGCGCTGGGCGGGGAAGCGGTCACCGCCACCCTGTGGACAGCGATCCGCGCCGAGTGTGCCGCAACCGGCATGGCGGCCCAGAACTGCTACGGGCCCACCGAAGCCACGGTGGAGGCGGTGGTCGCCGATATCGCCGCGCATCCTTGGCCGACGATCGGGGCTCCGACCGGGCACACCGGCGCTTTCGTGCTCGACTCGGCGCTGCGTCCGGTGCCCGACGGGGTCACCGGCGAGCTGTATCTGGCCGGCGGCCAGCTCACCCGCGGCTATCTGGGCCGAACCGCCGAGACCGCCATGCGGTTCGTCGCCAACCCGTTCGCGGTCGGGCAGCGTATGTACCGCACCGGCGATCTGGTGCGGCGCAACGCCGCCGGGGCATTGCAGTACCTCGGCCGTGCCGACGCGCAAGTCAAGATCCGCGGCTACCGAGTCGAACTCGACGAGATCGCGACCGCGCTGCAAGACCACCCCGCCGTGGACCAGGCCCACGTACTGGTACGAGACGGAACCGGCGGATCGCAGCTTTGCGCCTACATCACCGCCGTCGATCGTGGTGCGCCCCCCGCACTGGCCGATCTGCGTGCTCAGCTGAGCAGCCGGCTGCCGCGCTACATGCTGCCGCACCGCGTCGTGGCCGTCGACGAGATTCCGTTGACCGGAAACGGCAAAGTCGACGAGGCGAGGCTGGCCGACTCCGACAGCCTTTCGCCGTCAGCGTCGCCCTCGCAGGTGCGATCGCCGACCGAGGCGGCGCTCTGCGAGCTGGCGGCCGAGGTGCTCGATCGCCGGCACGTCGATCCGACCGCGGACTTCATCGAACTCGGCCTCGACAGCATCGCGGCACTGACCCTGGTGCGCGCGGCCCGACGCCGGGGCGTTGCGCTACGTGCCCGATTGATCCTGGAGTCGGCGTCGCTGCGTGACCTTGCCGCCGCGATCGACGCCGACGCTCCCGGCATGGACCCGGTCGCGGAGGATCCCGACGCGCCGATCCCGCTGTTACCCAACGCGCACTGGCTCTACCAGCACGGTGAACCCCGCCGCTTGGCGCAAACCGAGGCGATCCGCCTGCCGGAGGGACTCAGCGCCGACCAACTCGGTGCGGCGCTCGACGCGGTCGTCGCCGCCCACCCGGTGCTCCGCAGCCGGCTGGACCGAGCCGACATGGCCATGCTGCCGGGCGAACCGGTCGAGGTGATCACCGACGAGGTTGAGGTAGCCAGTCAAGCCGACCTGCCGGCGGCGGTCGCGCGGCACGCCGAAACCGTGGTGGGCCGGCTGGACCCCGAAGAGGGGCGGCTGCTGTCCGGCGTGTGGCTGCGTCCCCCGTCCGGTCGCAGCGTGTTGTTGCTCGCCGCTCACGTGCTGGCGATGGATCCGACGTCGTGGCTCGTTGTCCTGGGGGAGCTGGACACCGTGCTGAGCGACCTCGCCGAGGGTCGGTCGGTGGTGGCACCGCCACGGGAACACACGGGTTACCGGCGCTGGGCGCACGCGCTCACCGAGCGTGCCGACACGCTGGACACCGTGGGATTCTGGGCCGATCAACTCACCGGTGACGACCCGCCGCTCGGTGCGCGACGTGTCCGGCCCGACCGCGACTGCGCCGCCGCACTGACGGTCTCCACGTCGTTCATCGATGCGGACCTGACCGATCGACTGCTCGGCGCCGATCTGCCCGTCATCGACATTTTGATCGCGGCGGCAGCACGGACGGTCATCGGATGGCGCCGGCACCACGAGTCGGCCGCCGACGGGCCGCCGCCGTTGTTGGCGCTGGAAACCCACGGACGTGTCGACGCCCTGGCGGCGGACATCGAGTGTGACACCAGCGACACGGTCGGGCTGATGACCGCGATGTTCCCGCTGCGGATACCGCAGGCCGATCCCCGGCGCATCGCCGAGCAACGCGCCACGATCCCCGGTGACGCCATCGATTTCGGCTTGCTGCGCTACCTGCGTGCCGAGACGGCTCGGCGACTCGCTCCGCTTCCCGAGCCGCAGGTGCTGCTGAACTACCTCGGTCGCGGCGATCTCGATACACCCACGGCCGGAATCGAGGTCGACCGTTCCCTGCTCGCCGGCGTGGCGCCCCTGCCGGAACCGCAGCTCGCCGTCCGTCACGAGTTGACCATCCTCGCCGCGGTGCTGCCGGTCGGGACCAAGCCGCAACTGATGACCCAATGGCGCACCCTGCCCGACGTTTTCACATCGTCGGACGTTGCTGTCCTACAAGCGATCTTCGACCAAGCTCTGCGGGAGGTGTTGTGA
- the mbtG gene encoding NADPH-dependent L-lysine N(6)-monooxygenase MbtG: MSTLAILGAGAKAVAVAAKAAALRAMGLPAPDVVAVERTEVAANWRASGGWTDGKHRLGTSPEKDVGFPYRSALVPRRNAELDERMTRYSWQSYLIATGQFAEWVDRGRPAPAHQRWSQYLAWVADAVEMTVIPGEVGRLALEDHRWVLHTRETEVHADAVMLTGPGQAEKSILPGNPRVMSIAQFWHRAAGHDRICAERVAVIGGGETAASMLDELFRHRVSTVTVISPQVTLFTRGEGFFENTLFSDPTGWTSLTLEERRDALARTDRGVFSARVQEALLADDRIRHLRGRVAHAVPRDDGIRLTLSTSRGGENFETVHGFDLVIDGSGADALWFTELFSQEVLDLLELGMGGPLTGARLAEAIGHDLAVTGVTPKLFLPNLAGLTQGPGFPNLSSLGLLSDRVLGTRLGTATTATTATTATTATRRIDEHQPVR; this comes from the coding sequence GTGAGCACACTGGCCATCCTCGGCGCCGGAGCCAAGGCCGTGGCCGTGGCCGCCAAAGCGGCTGCGCTGCGCGCCATGGGCCTGCCGGCGCCCGATGTTGTCGCCGTGGAACGCACGGAGGTTGCCGCCAACTGGCGTGCCAGCGGGGGCTGGACCGACGGAAAACACCGATTGGGGACCTCCCCGGAGAAAGACGTCGGGTTCCCGTACCGATCGGCGCTGGTGCCGCGACGCAACGCCGAACTCGACGAGCGGATGACCCGGTATTCCTGGCAGTCCTACCTCATCGCGACCGGACAGTTCGCCGAATGGGTTGACCGGGGTCGGCCGGCACCGGCGCATCAACGCTGGAGTCAGTACCTGGCGTGGGTGGCCGATGCGGTCGAGATGACCGTGATCCCCGGGGAGGTGGGCCGACTCGCACTGGAGGACCACCGTTGGGTGCTGCACACCCGGGAGACCGAGGTGCACGCCGACGCGGTGATGCTCACCGGACCGGGCCAGGCCGAGAAGTCGATCCTGCCCGGCAATCCCCGCGTGATGTCGATCGCACAGTTCTGGCATCGCGCCGCCGGACACGATCGGATCTGTGCTGAGCGGGTGGCGGTGATCGGCGGCGGAGAGACCGCCGCCTCCATGCTCGATGAGCTGTTCCGCCATCGGGTGTCGACCGTCACGGTCATCTCGCCGCAGGTGACGCTGTTCACCCGCGGTGAAGGGTTTTTCGAGAACACGCTGTTCTCCGACCCGACCGGATGGACGTCGCTGACCTTGGAGGAGCGCAGAGATGCGCTGGCCCGCACCGACCGCGGCGTGTTCTCCGCGCGGGTGCAAGAGGCGTTGTTGGCCGACGACCGGATCCGGCACCTTCGTGGTCGGGTGGCCCACGCGGTGCCGCGCGATGACGGGATCCGGTTGACGCTGAGCACCAGCCGCGGTGGGGAGAACTTCGAGACGGTCCACGGCTTCGACCTGGTCATCGACGGCTCCGGCGCCGATGCGCTGTGGTTCACCGAGCTGTTCAGTCAGGAGGTTCTCGACCTGCTGGAGCTCGGCATGGGCGGTCCGCTGACCGGGGCCCGGCTGGCCGAGGCGATCGGACACGACCTGGCGGTCACGGGTGTCACCCCGAAGTTGTTCCTGCCCAACCTGGCCGGTCTCACCCAGGGGCCCGGCTTTCCCAACCTCAGCAGTTTGGGTCTGCTCTCCGATCGGGTGTTGGGCACCCGGTTGGGGACCGCGACCACCGCGACCACCGCGACCACCGCGACCACCGCGACAAGGAGGATCGATGAGCACCAACCCGTTCGATGA
- a CDS encoding MbtH family protein translates to MSTNPFDDDDGTFVVLVNDEEQYSLWPTFADVPAGWRQVFGEASRADCLEYVEQTWVDLRPRSLREAMAGDAGHPD, encoded by the coding sequence ATGAGCACCAACCCGTTCGATGACGACGACGGCACCTTTGTAGTGCTGGTCAACGACGAAGAGCAGTACAGCCTGTGGCCGACCTTCGCCGACGTCCCCGCCGGCTGGCGGCAGGTCTTCGGGGAGGCCTCGCGTGCCGACTGCCTGGAGTACGTCGAACAGACCTGGGTCGATTTGCGGCCTCGAAGTCTGCGCGAGGCGATGGCCGGGGACGCCGGGCACCCCGATTGA
- a CDS encoding type II toxin-antitoxin system VapB family antitoxin, which produces MIFRGVRDGKPYPEHGLSHRDWAQIPPRQLRLDELVTTTTVLALDRLLSEDSTFYGDLFPHAVKWKGVVYLEDGLHRAVRAALRNRTVLHARLFDMDVLGVHSGILDPDVNPG; this is translated from the coding sequence ATGATTTTCCGCGGCGTTCGCGACGGCAAGCCCTATCCCGAGCACGGCCTGTCCCATCGGGACTGGGCCCAGATTCCACCACGCCAGTTACGCCTGGACGAGTTGGTGACCACGACGACGGTGCTGGCGCTGGACCGGCTGCTGTCGGAGGATTCGACGTTTTACGGCGATCTGTTCCCCCACGCGGTGAAGTGGAAGGGCGTGGTGTACCTCGAGGACGGGCTGCACCGTGCGGTGCGCGCGGCGCTGCGCAACCGCACGGTGCTGCACGCCCGCCTGTTCGACATGGACGTGCTGGGCGTTCACTCCGGGATCCTCGACCCCGACGTCAACCCGGGGTGA
- the hrcA gene encoding heat-inducible transcriptional repressor HrcA translates to MGSADDRRLEVLRAIVADFVHTQEPVGSKSLVDRHNLGVSSATVRNDMAVLEAEGYIAQPHTSSGRVPTEKGYREFVDRLDGVKPLSGAERRAILSFLESGVDLDDVLRRAVRTLAQLTRQVAIVQYPRLSSSTVRHLEVIALTPARLLMVVITDSGRVDQRLVELGDTIDDHQLAQLRELLGQALDGKKLSAASVAVADLASHFERVGGPAGALGDAVGRSATVLLESLVEHTEERMLLGGTANLTRNTADFGGSLRSVLEALEEQVVVLRLLAAQQEAGKVTVRIGQETEAEQMAGTSVVSTAYGSSGTVYGGMGVVGPTRMDYPGTMASVAAVAMYIGEVLGSR, encoded by the coding sequence ATGGGCAGCGCCGACGACCGCCGCTTGGAGGTGTTGCGTGCCATCGTTGCCGACTTCGTGCACACCCAAGAGCCGGTGGGGTCGAAATCGCTGGTCGATCGGCACAACCTGGGGGTCTCGTCGGCCACGGTCCGCAACGACATGGCGGTCTTGGAGGCCGAGGGCTACATCGCCCAACCGCACACCAGTTCCGGGCGGGTCCCCACCGAGAAGGGCTACCGGGAGTTCGTCGACCGCCTCGACGGGGTCAAACCCCTGTCGGGCGCCGAGCGCCGCGCCATCCTGTCGTTCCTGGAATCGGGCGTCGACCTCGACGACGTGCTGCGGCGGGCGGTGCGCACCCTGGCGCAGTTGACCCGGCAGGTCGCGATCGTGCAGTACCCGCGGCTGTCCTCCTCGACGGTGCGTCACCTGGAGGTGATCGCGCTCACCCCGGCGCGGCTGCTGATGGTCGTCATCACCGACTCGGGCCGGGTCGACCAACGCCTCGTCGAACTCGGCGACACCATCGACGACCACCAGCTCGCCCAGCTGCGGGAGCTGCTCGGCCAGGCCCTCGACGGCAAGAAGCTCTCCGCGGCCTCGGTGGCGGTGGCCGATTTGGCCAGTCATTTCGAGCGGGTGGGCGGCCCGGCGGGGGCGCTGGGCGATGCGGTGGGCCGCTCGGCGACGGTGCTGCTGGAATCGCTGGTCGAGCACACCGAGGAGCGGATGCTGCTCGGCGGCACCGCCAACCTGACCCGCAACACCGCCGACTTCGGCGGTTCGCTGCGCTCGGTGCTCGAGGCGCTGGAGGAGCAGGTGGTGGTGTTACGGTTACTGGCGGCCCAGCAGGAGGCCGGTAAGGTCACCGTGCGCATCGGCCAGGAGACCGAAGCCGAACAGATGGCGGGCACCTCGGTGGTGTCCACGGCCTACGGGTCCAGCGGTACCGTCTACGGCGGCATGGGTGTGGTGGGGCCCACGCGAATGGACTACCCGGGAACCATGGCCAGTGTCGCCGCGGTTGCTATGTATATCGGTGAGGTGCTGGGTTCCCGTTGA
- the dnaJ gene encoding molecular chaperone DnaJ, protein MARDYYGLLGVSSGASDSEIKRAYRRLARELHPDINPDEAAQARFKEVSVAYEVLSDPEKRRIVDLGGDPLDNTGGVGNGFGGFGGLGDVFEAFFGGGAGTRGPVGRVRPGSDSLLRVRLDLADCATGVTKQVTVDTAVLCDRCQGRGTNGDSQPMACDTCGGRGEVQSVQRSLLGQVLTARPCPTCRGVGEVIPDPCTRCAGDGRIRARREISVKIPAGIGDGMRVRLASQGEVGPGGGPAGDLYVEVHEQPHDIFVRDNDDLHCTVSVPMVDAALGATVTVEAILDGPTEITIPAGTQPGAVLTLRGHGMPHLRSGVRGNLHAHVEVVVPDRLDGTDTALLHQLKEHRDRDVTEVRSTESASTGGGLFSRLRETFSGR, encoded by the coding sequence TTGGCACGCGACTACTACGGTCTGCTCGGCGTGAGCAGCGGTGCGAGCGACTCCGAGATCAAACGTGCCTATCGGCGGCTCGCCCGGGAACTGCATCCCGACATCAACCCCGACGAAGCCGCCCAGGCCCGGTTCAAGGAGGTGAGCGTCGCCTACGAGGTGCTGTCGGACCCGGAGAAGCGCCGCATCGTCGACCTCGGCGGTGACCCGCTGGACAACACCGGTGGGGTCGGCAACGGGTTCGGCGGGTTCGGCGGCCTCGGTGACGTGTTCGAGGCGTTCTTCGGCGGTGGCGCCGGCACCCGCGGCCCGGTGGGACGTGTGCGGCCCGGCTCGGATTCGCTGCTGCGGGTGCGGTTGGACCTCGCCGACTGCGCCACCGGGGTCACCAAACAGGTCACCGTCGACACCGCGGTGCTCTGTGACCGCTGCCAGGGCCGCGGCACCAACGGCGACTCGCAGCCGATGGCCTGCGACACCTGTGGTGGGCGCGGCGAGGTGCAGAGCGTGCAACGCTCGCTGCTCGGGCAGGTCCTGACCGCACGGCCGTGCCCGACCTGCCGCGGTGTCGGGGAGGTCATCCCCGACCCGTGCACCCGCTGCGCCGGCGACGGGCGGATTCGGGCCCGCCGCGAGATCAGCGTGAAGATCCCGGCCGGCATCGGCGACGGCATGCGGGTGCGCCTGGCGTCGCAGGGCGAGGTCGGTCCCGGCGGCGGCCCGGCCGGTGACCTCTACGTCGAGGTGCACGAGCAGCCCCACGACATCTTCGTCCGCGACAACGACGACCTGCACTGCACCGTCTCGGTGCCGATGGTCGACGCCGCGCTGGGGGCCACGGTGACCGTGGAGGCGATCCTCGACGGGCCCACCGAGATCACCATCCCGGCCGGCACCCAACCGGGGGCGGTGCTGACCCTGCGCGGCCACGGCATGCCGCACCTGCGGTCCGGGGTACGCGGCAACCTGCACGCCCACGTCGAGGTGGTGGTGCCCGACCGGCTCGACGGCACCGACACCGCGCTGCTGCACCAGCTCAAGGAGCACCGCGACCGCGACGTCACCGAGGTGCGCAGCACCGAGTCGGCGAGCACCGGCGGCGGGCTGTTCAGCCGACTGCGGGAAACCTTCAGCGGGCGCTGA
- a CDS encoding 16S rRNA (uracil(1498)-N(3))-methyltransferase, which produces MLGLFYVEALPDTGALAEVTGEEGFHAATVRRLRRGEQLLLGDGAGRLARCVVEHADRGRLHARVLARWRATPPEPPVTVVQALPKSERSELAVELATEAGADTIVPWAAARCVARWDGPRADKGVRRWRAVARAAARQSRRAHIPVVEELTSTAALTRRIEAQSRAGAVVVALHESAETALRDVALEAATAVVLLVGPEGGLSDDERAAVAAAGATAVRLGPTVLRTSTAAAVALGALGVLTPRWAR; this is translated from the coding sequence GTGCTGGGGCTGTTCTACGTCGAGGCGCTACCCGACACCGGGGCACTGGCCGAGGTCACCGGCGAGGAGGGATTCCACGCCGCCACCGTGCGACGCCTGCGCCGCGGCGAACAACTGTTGCTCGGCGACGGTGCCGGGCGACTGGCCCGCTGCGTGGTCGAACACGCCGACCGCGGCCGGCTGCACGCCCGGGTGCTGGCACGCTGGCGGGCCACCCCGCCCGAGCCGCCGGTCACCGTGGTGCAGGCGCTGCCGAAATCGGAGCGCTCGGAGTTGGCCGTCGAACTGGCCACCGAGGCCGGCGCCGACACGATCGTGCCGTGGGCGGCGGCGCGCTGCGTGGCCCGCTGGGACGGCCCGCGCGCCGACAAGGGGGTGCGGCGCTGGCGGGCGGTGGCCCGCGCGGCCGCCCGGCAGTCGCGGCGGGCCCACATCCCGGTCGTCGAGGAGCTCACCTCCACCGCCGCGCTGACCCGCCGGATCGAGGCGCAGAGCCGCGCCGGGGCGGTGGTGGTGGCGTTGCACGAGTCGGCCGAGACCGCGCTTCGCGACGTGGCCCTCGAGGCGGCCACCGCCGTGGTGCTGCTGGTCGGCCCGGAGGGCGGCCTCAGCGACGACGAGCGGGCCGCGGTCGCCGCCGCCGGGGCCACCGCGGTGCGGCTGGGCCCGACGGTGCTGCGCACCTCCACCGCGGCGGCGGTGGCACTCGGCGCTTTGGGGGTGTTGACCCCGCGCTGGGCGCGGTGA
- a CDS encoding PhoH family protein — translation MTLRETDAASSSQVRSGIDVPPDLVMGLLGSADGNLRELERLLAADLHVRGNVVTVTGEPADVALAERVITELIAVVASGKPLSPDAVRHSVTMLVGTDNESPAEVFSLDILSRRGKTIRPKTLNQKRYVDAIDAHTIVFGIGPAGTGKTYLAMAKAVNALQNKEVTRIILTRPAVEAGERLGFLPGTLSEKIDPYLRPLYDALHDMMDPELIGKLMAAGVIEVAPLAYMRGRTLNDAFIILDEAQNTTAEQMKMFLTRLGFGSKIVVTGDVTQVDLPGGARSGLRAAAEVLGDIDDIHFTELSSADVVRHRLVSEIVDAYEKHGAGSEPGPVLDRAPRRAAAHRSRR, via the coding sequence TTGACGCTCCGCGAGACCGACGCCGCGTCCTCTTCGCAGGTTCGCAGCGGCATTGATGTCCCCCCCGACCTCGTCATGGGCCTGCTCGGTTCGGCCGATGGCAATCTGCGTGAACTGGAGCGGCTGCTCGCCGCCGACCTGCACGTGCGTGGCAACGTCGTCACCGTCACCGGAGAGCCCGCCGACGTGGCGCTGGCCGAACGTGTCATCACCGAGTTGATCGCGGTGGTGGCCAGCGGCAAGCCGCTGAGCCCCGACGCGGTCCGCCACAGCGTGACCATGCTCGTCGGCACCGACAACGAGTCCCCGGCCGAGGTGTTCAGTCTCGACATCCTGTCGCGGCGCGGCAAGACGATCCGGCCCAAGACGCTGAACCAGAAACGCTACGTCGACGCCATCGACGCGCACACGATCGTGTTCGGCATCGGTCCCGCCGGCACCGGAAAGACCTACCTGGCGATGGCCAAGGCGGTCAACGCGCTGCAGAACAAGGAGGTCACCCGGATCATCCTCACCCGCCCGGCGGTGGAGGCCGGTGAGCGGCTGGGATTTCTGCCGGGCACGCTCAGCGAGAAGATCGACCCGTACCTGCGCCCGCTCTACGACGCGCTGCACGACATGATGGACCCCGAACTGATCGGCAAGCTCATGGCCGCCGGGGTCATCGAGGTCGCGCCGCTGGCCTACATGCGCGGTCGCACCCTCAACGACGCGTTCATCATCCTCGACGAGGCGCAGAACACCACCGCCGAACAGATGAAGATGTTTCTGACCCGGCTGGGATTCGGCTCCAAAATCGTGGTGACCGGCGATGTCACCCAGGTGGATCTGCCCGGCGGGGCCCGCTCCGGGCTGCGCGCGGCCGCCGAGGTGCTCGGCGACATCGACGACATCCACTTCACCGAGCTGAGCAGCGCCGACGTGGTGCGGCACCGGTTGGTCTCCGAGATCGTCGACGCCTATGAGAAACACGGCGCCGGCAGCGAACCGGGGCCCGTGCTCGACCGGGCGCCCCGGCGTGCGGCGGCCCACCGGTCCCGGCGGTGA